One part of the Quercus lobata isolate SW786 chromosome 7, ValleyOak3.0 Primary Assembly, whole genome shotgun sequence genome encodes these proteins:
- the LOC115951265 gene encoding mitochondrial succinate-fumarate transporter 1 — MKSEESQFPEKKPQRKTIPPYMKAISGSLGGIMEASCLQPIDVIKTRLQLDRSGNYKGIIHCGTTITRSEGVRALWKGLTPFATHLTLKYTLRMGSNAMFQSAFKDSETGKISNKGRLLSGFGAGVLEALAIVTPFEVVKIRLQQQRGLSPELLKYKGPVHCARMIIREEGILGLWAGAAPTVMRNGTNQAAMFTAKNAFDVLLWKKHEGDGKVLQPWQSMISGFLAGTAGPVCTGPFDVVKTRLMAQTRDGGALKYKGMIHAIRTIYAEEGLLALWKGLLPRLMRIPPGQAIMWAVADQVTGFYERRYLRGAPL; from the exons ATGAAATCCGAGGAATCCCAATTCCCAGAAAAGAAGCCACAGAGGAAAACGATCCCACCTTACATGAAAGCCATCTCAGGCTCGCTCGGCGGAATCATGGAGGCCTCTTGTTTGCAGCCGATCGACGTCATCAAGACCCGGCTCCAGCTCGACCGGTCCGGGAATTACAAGGGTATAATCCACTGCGGCACCACGATTACTCGCTCCGAGGGCGTGCGTGCCCTGTGGAAGGGCTTGACTCCCTTCGCTACTCACCTCACTCTCAAGTACACGCTTCGAATGGGCTCCAATGCCATGTTTCAGAGCGCTTTCAAGGACTCTGAGACTGGGAAGATCAGCAATAAGGGGAGGTTGCTCTCTGGGTTCGGTGCCGGAGTTCTCGAAGCTCTCGCTATCGTTACGCCTTTTGag GTGGTTAAAATTAGATTGCAGCAACAGAGAGGTTTGAGTCCTGAGCTTCTGAAGTATAAGGGTCCTGTGCACTGTGCTCGTATGATCATCCGGGAAGAAGGCATCCTTGGTCTCTGGGCAGGGGCTGCTCCAACTGTTATGCGTAACGGGACAAACCAGGCTGCCATGTTTACAGCGAAAAATGCTTTTGATGTACTATTGTGGAAGAAACATGAAGGTGATGGGAAAGTCCTCCAACCTTGGCAGTCTATGATATCGGGATTTCTTGCAGGTACAGCAGGTCCTGTGTGTACTGGACCCTTTGATGTTGTGAAAACAAGGTTGATGGCTCAAACCCGGGACGGAGGTGCATTGAAATACAAAGGTATGATCCATGCAATCAGAACAATATATGCAGAGGAAGGGCTTCTTGCCTTGTGGAAAGGGCTTTTGCCCCGACTCATGAGGATCCCACCTGGCCAGGCCATAATGTGGGCTGTGGCTGACCAAGTGACTGGGTTTTATGAGAGGAGATATCTTCGTGGTGCACCCTTGTAG
- the LOC115951958 gene encoding uncharacterized protein LOC115951958, with the protein MSQEVGDEIGSKLGKFIKVDRRSWQSDQAKFMRVRVELEIDEPLRRGAYIASSDGERLWLTFKYERLPTVCFICGKLGHDKKHCPTSDVWQSACHQYGDWLRAGWTAKVAAKERNSSKDTIRVVSDELEMQRKTWPTTGSASACFEGSGLEGRKQSLEKGNTWGSNNTTCADGQLAGDVQVFSGSTEQIMSEAAGQDLSVLGSGENSRDHLRQDISIEHRDSFSHGPKSPTSQGPKGSISQGSPSTKAPLDKNEKDNLVKKNAANAVQVGVIFQAKANEKGKQILGKGSLKKVAHAKGKVSDDQTLAQMLKIGAKHLRANEASEEENNRAPKCLCEPVNSGLADSVFELV; encoded by the coding sequence ATGTCACAGGAAGTTGGGGACGAAATTGGTAGCAAGTTAGGTAAATTTATTAAAGTCGATAGGCGTTCGTGGCAATCTGATCAGGCAAAATTCATGAGAGTTCGTGTAGAGTTGGAGATTGATGAGCCACTAAGAAGGGGAGCTTATATTGCAAGCTCTGATGGCGAACGACTATGGCTTACGTTCAAATATGAAAGGCTACCTACTGTTTGCTTCATCTGTGGGAAGCTTGGGCATGATAAAAAACATTGTCCAACATCTGATGTCTGGCAAAGTGCTTGCCATCAATATGGGGACTGGTTAAGGGCTGGGTGGACCGCAAAAGTGGCAGCCAAAGAAAGGAACTCGAGCAAGGACACGATCCGAGTGGTCTCCGATGAGTTAGAAATGCAGCGAAAGACCTGGCCGACGACTGGTTCTGCTTCAGCATGTTTTGAGGGTTCAGGTCTTGAGGGCAGGAAACAAAGCTTGGAGAAGGGTAATACCTGGGGTAGCAATAACACCACATGTGCAGATGGACAACTTGCTGGTGACGTACAAGTCTTTAGTGGATCTACAGAGCAGATAATGAGTGAAGCGGCAGGGCAAGATTTGAGTGTTTTGGGTTCTGGTGAGAATTCACGTGATCATCTAAGGCAGGATATTTCAATTGAGCATAGAGACTCTTTCTCTCATGGGCCAAAAAGCCCTACTTCACAAGGCCCAAAAGGCTCTATTTCTCAAGGGAGCCCAAGTACTAAAGCACCTTTAGataaaaatgagaaagacaACCTAGTGAAGAAGAATGCGGCCAATGCTGTCCAAGTTGGTGTAATTTTTCAGGCCAAAGctaatgaaaaaggaaaacagaTTTTGGGTAAAGGCAGTCTGAAAAAAGTTGCCCATGCGAAAGGAAAAGTAAGCGATGATCAAACTCTCGCCCAAATGTTGAAGATAGGAGCAAAGCACTTGAGAGCGAATGAAGCTTCAGAGGAAGAGAACAACCGGGCTCCTAAGTGCCTTTGTGAACCGGTCAACTCAGGTTTAGCTGACTCTGTCTTTGAGCTAGTTTAA